From Zonotrichia leucophrys gambelii isolate GWCS_2022_RI chromosome 19, RI_Zleu_2.0, whole genome shotgun sequence:
AGCTTTCCTTGTGTCTCTCTCCCAGGCAGAGAATCCCACGAGGAGATCAACATCACCTTcaccctgccagcagcctggaaCTCTGACGAGTGTGTCCTGCACGGGCACTGCGAGCAGGTGGTGTTCAGCACCTGCATGACggtgacagcagccagcagcgTGTTCCCAGTCACAGTGTGagtgctgctctccccagggctgcttcCTGCCCCCCTCATTCCTCtgagtgtgggatctcagcacctcagcactgaggtgcagtcaccgagagcacccttggggggctcgggagtcctggaatgttccagaagtgtctggtggctggactttgatcctacacaggagacgacacctgtatgaggacaggagggtttcaccggggtgaatggtgaagggatgagttaattagagagtgaaacacagggttcaggatttctgtacaggggggtttagagaagtaagatggaggaattggggcgtgtcctgtccttcttctctcttcttctcctccatcttctgtggtgatggtggcactttgggattggtcgttactaaaagtgcactgggcaataagggtgaaaggtattggggaaaaatgataaatattgtacacgtaacatgggtataaagataggtgaccgcccggaggcagggagtgtgctcatggctggctgctgagcagagctctgccgggccgagagaaaatcttttagataaacaattaataaacaccgagaccgagaaaagaactgaagcctcttctgctcctttgaaacgcggctgccccaaggccaccccgggcctttccaggccatccaaacagccgaaaatcggacatctgagctctcagctcctcctgaaAGCTCCTGTTGAGCGTGGAAATTCCATCCTTGCACTCCTTCCCCCGTTTGTCACAAATCCTCTGCTgtctttgtgattttttttggccCATGCCTCCCTTTTAAGCTTCACTGGGAGCAAGAGAATCCGTGGAAATTTAAGGGATTTACCCCATAATTGAGTTTCAGAGATGAGATTTGACACTGAGGTTCTCACCCTGTtcccagcacaaagcacaggCTGCTTTGCCTTCACCAAAATATCTTCCCTTTGTCTTCTCTGGATTCCCTGACACTGTTCCATCCAGCCTGGGGAAGCCTTAGGAAAACCAGTGTTTTTCCAATTAAGCTGTGGGATGTTGGCTCAGTGCAACAACATGCagttaaattctgattttagcATAGCACTCATGTggcttttgggggtttttaacctaaactttggggttttgttgttgctttggaAGGCCCAAACTAAAACCATGTTTTGAGAAGCAAAGTTGTCCTGGTTGAACatggaaaatacatttcaggGTGctgattatttctgttttcttgcagTCAGCCACCACATTGTGTTCCTGAAACCTACAGCAATGCCACTCTGTGGTACAAGATCTTCACCACAGCCAGGGACTCGAACACAAAATATGCCCAGGATTACAACCCCTTCTGGTGTTACAAGGGAGCAATTGGCAAAGTCTACCATGCTTTAAACCCCAAACTAACTGTTATAGTTCCAGATGTAAGTGCTGGGCTGTTCCTCTGGTGTTTTCAGTAAATGCTTAGCTCTGGTTTCATTGGGTATGGTTCctaaaattgtcatttttgctGTTGGGTTATTGTATGGTTTCATTGAATATGGTTCctaaaattgtcatttttgctGCTGGTTTATTGTGTGGTGTGAGGGCTGAGAATGCTCCACCCTAATGGATTTGGTGCTCTTCATCCATGTGCCTCACAGCTCTTAATAACCACCAtttataatttgaaataatttcacaaaAGCCTCTGccaatatttggaaaaatatccTTAACACAGATCTTTATCACAAAAGCATTTTGTGCCACAAATTAGGAATCACTCCCATTGCTGTGTAAAGGGGAGAAAGTTGAATAATGAAGTAATTTCTGGGTTGATTTGGTAATTATTGCTTTAATGTCCAATGCTAAGCCAGTGAAtggttttaatttgcttttttgtgtGCAGGATGATCGCTCTCTAATAAACCTGCACCTCATGCACACCAGTTACTTCCTCTTTGTGATGGTGATCACAATGTTCTGCTATGCAGTCATTAAAGGCAGACCAAGCAAACTGAGGCAAAGCAACACAGAATTCTGCCCTGAAAAGGTGAGTGTGTGCTAACAAAATCCTGGCTCTGATAAGGAacagagaaaagctgctgttGGCCAGAGGACAGACTGGTTTTTCTTGTCTCTGGAGATGGGGATTTAATTCCTTTCATTGTGGACAGTGCAGGTTTGGGTTATAAAATCCACACAAAGGCTTTGGAGATCCTCAAAGTGCGATTTCTGTCCTGCAGAAATGGATCATTGCAGCTCAGGAAGTGCTGGGCTGTGACTCTGCTGCCATAATTGTGGTGTTGCTTGGACTGTTCAGTGTGAAGCAATGAATAGGTGGCATTAAATCTTCATTTATTCATTATCTTTTGCCACAACAGACTGAAAACCTTGAGTAACACATGATACATAATTCTAAGGGTTGTTCATCAGAATTAAGTTAAAAACAAAGCTGTTGAAAGAGTCATTGGTTGTTAATTAGAATTGAGTTTAAAACAGTCACAAAGCTGGTGAAAGAATCATTGTTCAGTGTTACCTTGGGGACCTGCAGTTTGCCTGAAGGattaaatatgaatattttgaATTGAGAAGTAGGAAGCCAGTGTTGACACCTTTTGGTCTTAATGCTGTTTTGTAGTTTGagctggtttggggtgttttttgtgttttttttttttggttttgggtggtttgggagTTTTATTCTATTGATTTTTGCAAAGTACAAAATGCCTTCAGACTCCCTTTGATTTCCTT
This genomic window contains:
- the TMEM248 gene encoding transmembrane protein 248, with the translated sequence MFYINLLENLKVYVSSRPPLVVFMISVSAMAIAFLTLGYFFKIKEIKSPEMTEDWNTFLLRFNDLDFCISENETLKHLLNDTTTPESTVTSGQARSSTQSPQTLEDSGPINISVTITLTLDPLRPFGGYSRNVTHLSSTIFGHQIGLSGRESHEEINITFTLPAAWNSDECVLHGHCEQVVFSTCMTVTAASSVFPVTVQPPHCVPETYSNATLWYKIFTTARDSNTKYAQDYNPFWCYKGAIGKVYHALNPKLTVIVPDDDRSLINLHLMHTSYFLFVMVITMFCYAVIKGRPSKLRQSNTEFCPEKVALSEA